A window of Festucalex cinctus isolate MCC-2025b chromosome 6, RoL_Fcin_1.0, whole genome shotgun sequence contains these coding sequences:
- the map2k7 gene encoding dual specificity mitogen-activated protein kinase kinase 7 isoform X2 produces the protein MSSLEQRLSRIEEKLKQENEEARRSMDLKIDMSPHRSHARPTLQLPLANDAGSRSSSSESSPQHHPCRPRHMLTLPTPQYGLQKSLENAEIDQKLQEIMKQTGYLKIDGQRYPAEVTDLINEGEIGSGTCGQVFKVRFKKTGHVIAVKQMRRTGNKDENKRILMDLDVVLKSHDCPYIIQCYGAIVTNTDVFIAMELMGTCAEKLKKRIQGPIPEQILGKMTVAIVKALLYLKEKHGVIHRDVKPSNILLDAKGQIKLCDFGISGRLVDSKAKTRSAGCAAYMAPERIDPPDPTKPDYDIRADVWSLGISLVELATGQFPYKNCKTDFEVLTKVLQEDPPLLPLSMGFSLDFQSFVKDCLTKDHRKRPKYHQLLEHSFIRRYEVLEVDVAGWFQTVMDRTESPRSSQCYSHQHQLHSSLFSR, from the exons CCCTTCAGCTGCCCCTGGCCAATGACGCAGGAAGCCGCTCGTCATCTTCAGAGAGCTCGCCTCAGCACCACCCCTGTCGCCCCAGACACATGCTCACCCTCCCCACCCCTCAGTATGGCCTCCAGAAGAGTCTAGAGAA TGCAGAGATTGACCAGAAATTGCAAGAGATCATGAAACAAACGGGTTATCTTAAAATAGACGGACAG CGGTATCCGGCCGAGGTGACGGATTTGATCAATGAGGGGGAGATCGGCAGCGGGACCTGTGGACAGGTCTTCAAAGTGCGATTCAAGAAGACTGGTCACGTCATCGCAGTCAAA CAAATGCGGCGAACAGGAAACAAGGATGAGAACAAGAGGATCCTGATGGACCTGGACGTGGTGCTGAAAAGTCACGACTGCCCTTATATCATTCAGTGCTATGGTGCCATAGTTACCAAT ACAGATGTATTTATTGCCATGGAGCTGATGGGAACATGTGCAGAGAAGCTCAAGAAGAGAATCCAAGGCCCCATCCCAGAACAAATCTTAGGAAAGATGACAGTTGCA ATAGTGAAAGCCTTGCTGTATTTGAAAGAGAAACACGGCGTCATCCACCGTGACGTTAAACCCTCCAACATTCTCCTGGACGCGAAAGGTCAGATCAAACTGTGCGACTTCGGCATCAGCGGACGCCTCGTCGACTCGAAAGCAAAGACTCGCAGCGCTGGCTGTGCTGCGTACATGGCG CCCGAGAGAATAGACCCTCCTGATCCCACCAAACCCGACTATGACATCCGAGCGGATGTGTGGAGCCTTGGCATCTCTCTG GTGGAGCTGGCCACAGGACAGTTTCCTTATAAGAACTGCAAGACGGACTTTGAGGTTCTGACCAAAGTGCTGCAGGAAGACCCCCCTCTGCTGCCACTCAGCATGGGATTCTCCCTCGACTTCCAGTCCTTCGTCAAAGATTG CCTCACTAAGGATCACAGAAAAAGGCCAAAATACCACCAGTTGCTG GAGCACAGCTTCATCCGCCGTTACGAGGTGCTGGAGGTGGACGTGGCCGGTTGGTTCCAGACGGTGATGGACCGCACCGAGTCGCCTCGCAGCAGCCAGTGTTACAGCCATCAGCACCAGCTCCACTCCTCGCTCTTCAGCAGGTAG
- the map2k7 gene encoding dual specificity mitogen-activated protein kinase kinase 7 isoform X3, with translation MLTLPTPQYGLQKSLENAEIDQKLQEIMKQTGYLKIDGQRYPAEVTDLINEGEIGSGTCGQVFKVRFKKTGHVIAVKQMRRTGNKDENKRILMDLDVVLKSHDCPYIIQCYGAIVTNTDVFIAMELMGTCAEKLKKRIQGPIPEQILGKMTVAIVKALLYLKEKHGVIHRDVKPSNILLDAKGQIKLCDFGISGRLVDSKAKTRSAGCAAYMAPERIDPPDPTKPDYDIRADVWSLGISLVELATGQFPYKNCKTDFEVLTKVLQEDPPLLPLSMGFSLDFQSFVKDCLTKDHRKRPKYHQLLEHSFIRRYEVLEVDVAGWFQTVMDRTESPRSSQCYSHQHQLHSSLFSR, from the exons ATGCTCACCCTCCCCACCCCTCAGTATGGCCTCCAGAAGAGTCTAGAGAA TGCAGAGATTGACCAGAAATTGCAAGAGATCATGAAACAAACGGGTTATCTTAAAATAGACGGACAG CGGTATCCGGCCGAGGTGACGGATTTGATCAATGAGGGGGAGATCGGCAGCGGGACCTGTGGACAGGTCTTCAAAGTGCGATTCAAGAAGACTGGTCACGTCATCGCAGTCAAA CAAATGCGGCGAACAGGAAACAAGGATGAGAACAAGAGGATCCTGATGGACCTGGACGTGGTGCTGAAAAGTCACGACTGCCCTTATATCATTCAGTGCTATGGTGCCATAGTTACCAAT ACAGATGTATTTATTGCCATGGAGCTGATGGGAACATGTGCAGAGAAGCTCAAGAAGAGAATCCAAGGCCCCATCCCAGAACAAATCTTAGGAAAGATGACAGTTGCA ATAGTGAAAGCCTTGCTGTATTTGAAAGAGAAACACGGCGTCATCCACCGTGACGTTAAACCCTCCAACATTCTCCTGGACGCGAAAGGTCAGATCAAACTGTGCGACTTCGGCATCAGCGGACGCCTCGTCGACTCGAAAGCAAAGACTCGCAGCGCTGGCTGTGCTGCGTACATGGCG CCCGAGAGAATAGACCCTCCTGATCCCACCAAACCCGACTATGACATCCGAGCGGATGTGTGGAGCCTTGGCATCTCTCTG GTGGAGCTGGCCACAGGACAGTTTCCTTATAAGAACTGCAAGACGGACTTTGAGGTTCTGACCAAAGTGCTGCAGGAAGACCCCCCTCTGCTGCCACTCAGCATGGGATTCTCCCTCGACTTCCAGTCCTTCGTCAAAGATTG CCTCACTAAGGATCACAGAAAAAGGCCAAAATACCACCAGTTGCTG GAGCACAGCTTCATCCGCCGTTACGAGGTGCTGGAGGTGGACGTGGCCGGTTGGTTCCAGACGGTGATGGACCGCACCGAGTCGCCTCGCAGCAGCCAGTGTTACAGCCATCAGCACCAGCTCCACTCCTCGCTCTTCAGCAGGTAG